A stretch of Limanda limanda chromosome 7, fLimLim1.1, whole genome shotgun sequence DNA encodes these proteins:
- the alas2 gene encoding 5-aminolevulinate synthase, erythroid-specific, mitochondrial isoform X2, which translates to MAAFLHHCPFLKSVPKAALRRTGGSLLSLADQCPIIVRQITVRASASLDSKLSLSPTMDQRMMSTQTASQLAESVSKGCPFVSSQIGMVQASPEVQEDVKEGLMTSLVKGFKDSILPKSLQTNTITHLLTDNMVGPSYDYDRFFIEKIGEKRKDHTYRVFKTVNRSVQVYPFAEDYSVRGREGSQVSVWCSNDYLGMSRHPQVLRGISDALDRHGAGAGGTRNISGTSNFHVSLEKELSQLHQKDAALVFSSCFVANDSTLFTLAKMLPGCEIYSDAGNHASMIQGIRNSGAKRFIFRHNDSRHLEELLQSSDPNTPKIVAFETVHSMDGAICPLEELCDVAHRYGALTFVDEVHAVGLYGLHGAGVGERDNIMHKIDIVSGTLGKAFGCVGGYIASSAALVDTVRSFAAGFIFTTALPPMVLAGALESVRVLKSPEGQGLRRAHQRNVKHMRQLLLDNGLPVLNCPSHIIPIQVGNAELNTKVCDILLERHNIYVQAINYPTVPRGEELLRLAPSPHHDPAMMEYFVDSLVEVWQEVGLQLNSPATASCAFCDRPLHFDLMSEWEKSYFGNMEPRYITVSV; encoded by the exons ATGGCCgccttcctccaccactgccccTTCTTGAAGTCCGTCCCTAAGGCGGCTTTGCGGAGGACAGGAGGCTCCCTGCTGTCTCTGGCTGATCAGTGCCCCATCATCGTTCGCCAGATCACCGTTAGGGCCTCGGCCTCCCTGGACTCCAAGCTGAGCCTGTCGCCCACGATGGACCAAAGGATGATGTCAACCCAGACGGCCTCTCAGCTGGCTGAGTCCGTGTCGAAGGGCTGCCCTTTCGTGTCCTCTCAGATTGGGATGGTCCAAGCCAGTCCGGAAGTGCAGGAGGACGTCAAAGAAG GTTTGATGACGTCTCTGGTCAAGGGGTTTAAAGATTCAATTCTCCCAAAATCACTTCAAACCAATACCATCACCCACCTCCTTACAGACAACATGG TTGGGCCCAGCTACGACTACGACCGCTTCTTCATTGAGAAGATAGGCGAGAAGAGGAAGGACCACACGTACAGGGTCTTCAAGACGGTGAACAGGAGCGTCCAGGTCTACCCTTTCGCAGAGGATTACTCCGTCCGTGGGAGGGAGGGCTCCCAGGTGTCCGTCTGGTGCAGCAACGACTACCTGGGAATGAGTCGGCACCCACAGGTCCTCCGGGGCATCAG CGACGCTCTGGACAGACACGGCGCAGGAGCCGGTGGGACCAGGAACATCTCAGGCACCAGTAACTTCCACGTGTCTCTGGAGAAGGAGCTCTCCCAGCTGCACCAGAAGGACGCAGCTCtggtcttctcctcctgcttcgtAGCAAACGACTCCACCCTCTTCACCTTAGCTAAAATGCTGCCAG GCTGTGAGATCTACTCAGATGCAGGAAACCATGCATCGATGATTCAGGGCATCAGGAACAGCGGAGCAAAGCGTTTCATCTTCCGTCACAACGACAGCCgacacctggaggagctgctgcagagctccgaCCCCAACACGCCCAAAATAGTGGCTTTCGAGACAGTGCACTCAATGGACG GTGCCATATGTCCTCTGGAGGAGCTCTGCGATGTTGCTCACCGCTACGGAGCTCTGACGTTTGTTGATGAAGTTCACGCCGTGGGCCTCTACGGACTCCACGGAGCTGGAGTGGGGGAGAGGGACAATATCATGCACAAGATCGACATTGTGTCTGGGACCTTGG GAAAGGCGTTCGGCTGTGTGGGGGGCTACATCGCCAGCAGCGCCGCCCTAGTGGACACAGTGCGCTCCTTCGCAGCAGGCTTCATCTTCACCACTGCTCTGCCCCCGATGGTCCTGGCTGGAGCCCTGGAGTCTGTGCGGGTGCTGAAGAGCCCTGAGGGGCAGGGGCTCCGCAGAGCCCACCAGAGGAACGTCAAGCACATGAGGCAGCTGCTCCTGGATAACGGCCTGCCTGTGCTCAACTGCCCCAGCCACATCATCCCCATACAG GTGGGCAACGCTGAGCTCAACACCAAGGTGTGCGACATCCTGCTGGAGAGACACAACATCTATGTCCAGGCCATTAACTACCCCACAGTGCCTCGTGGGGAGGAGCTGCTGCGCCTGGCTCCGTCTCCTCATCACGACCCGGCCATGATGGAGTACTTTGTGG ATTCCCTGGTGGAGGTTTGGCAGGAGGTGGGGCTCCAGCTCAACAGCCCGGCCACGGCTTCCTGCGCCTTCTGTGACCGCCCGCTGCATTTTGACCTCATGAGCGAGTGGGAAAAATCCTACTTCGGAAACATGGAACCACGATACATCACTGTGTCTGTGTAA
- the alas2 gene encoding 5-aminolevulinate synthase, erythroid-specific, mitochondrial isoform X1 → MAAFLHHCPFLKSVPKAALRRTGGSLLSLADQCPIIVRQITVRASASLDSKLSLSPTMDQRMMSTQTASQLAESVSKGCPFVSSQIGMVQASPEVQEDVKEGRGLMTSLVKGFKDSILPKSLQTNTITHLLTDNMVGPSYDYDRFFIEKIGEKRKDHTYRVFKTVNRSVQVYPFAEDYSVRGREGSQVSVWCSNDYLGMSRHPQVLRGISDALDRHGAGAGGTRNISGTSNFHVSLEKELSQLHQKDAALVFSSCFVANDSTLFTLAKMLPGCEIYSDAGNHASMIQGIRNSGAKRFIFRHNDSRHLEELLQSSDPNTPKIVAFETVHSMDGAICPLEELCDVAHRYGALTFVDEVHAVGLYGLHGAGVGERDNIMHKIDIVSGTLGKAFGCVGGYIASSAALVDTVRSFAAGFIFTTALPPMVLAGALESVRVLKSPEGQGLRRAHQRNVKHMRQLLLDNGLPVLNCPSHIIPIQVGNAELNTKVCDILLERHNIYVQAINYPTVPRGEELLRLAPSPHHDPAMMEYFVDSLVEVWQEVGLQLNSPATASCAFCDRPLHFDLMSEWEKSYFGNMEPRYITVSV, encoded by the exons ATGGCCgccttcctccaccactgccccTTCTTGAAGTCCGTCCCTAAGGCGGCTTTGCGGAGGACAGGAGGCTCCCTGCTGTCTCTGGCTGATCAGTGCCCCATCATCGTTCGCCAGATCACCGTTAGGGCCTCGGCCTCCCTGGACTCCAAGCTGAGCCTGTCGCCCACGATGGACCAAAGGATGATGTCAACCCAGACGGCCTCTCAGCTGGCTGAGTCCGTGTCGAAGGGCTGCCCTTTCGTGTCCTCTCAGATTGGGATGGTCCAAGCCAGTCCGGAAGTGCAGGAGGACGTCAAAGAAGGTCGGG GTTTGATGACGTCTCTGGTCAAGGGGTTTAAAGATTCAATTCTCCCAAAATCACTTCAAACCAATACCATCACCCACCTCCTTACAGACAACATGG TTGGGCCCAGCTACGACTACGACCGCTTCTTCATTGAGAAGATAGGCGAGAAGAGGAAGGACCACACGTACAGGGTCTTCAAGACGGTGAACAGGAGCGTCCAGGTCTACCCTTTCGCAGAGGATTACTCCGTCCGTGGGAGGGAGGGCTCCCAGGTGTCCGTCTGGTGCAGCAACGACTACCTGGGAATGAGTCGGCACCCACAGGTCCTCCGGGGCATCAG CGACGCTCTGGACAGACACGGCGCAGGAGCCGGTGGGACCAGGAACATCTCAGGCACCAGTAACTTCCACGTGTCTCTGGAGAAGGAGCTCTCCCAGCTGCACCAGAAGGACGCAGCTCtggtcttctcctcctgcttcgtAGCAAACGACTCCACCCTCTTCACCTTAGCTAAAATGCTGCCAG GCTGTGAGATCTACTCAGATGCAGGAAACCATGCATCGATGATTCAGGGCATCAGGAACAGCGGAGCAAAGCGTTTCATCTTCCGTCACAACGACAGCCgacacctggaggagctgctgcagagctccgaCCCCAACACGCCCAAAATAGTGGCTTTCGAGACAGTGCACTCAATGGACG GTGCCATATGTCCTCTGGAGGAGCTCTGCGATGTTGCTCACCGCTACGGAGCTCTGACGTTTGTTGATGAAGTTCACGCCGTGGGCCTCTACGGACTCCACGGAGCTGGAGTGGGGGAGAGGGACAATATCATGCACAAGATCGACATTGTGTCTGGGACCTTGG GAAAGGCGTTCGGCTGTGTGGGGGGCTACATCGCCAGCAGCGCCGCCCTAGTGGACACAGTGCGCTCCTTCGCAGCAGGCTTCATCTTCACCACTGCTCTGCCCCCGATGGTCCTGGCTGGAGCCCTGGAGTCTGTGCGGGTGCTGAAGAGCCCTGAGGGGCAGGGGCTCCGCAGAGCCCACCAGAGGAACGTCAAGCACATGAGGCAGCTGCTCCTGGATAACGGCCTGCCTGTGCTCAACTGCCCCAGCCACATCATCCCCATACAG GTGGGCAACGCTGAGCTCAACACCAAGGTGTGCGACATCCTGCTGGAGAGACACAACATCTATGTCCAGGCCATTAACTACCCCACAGTGCCTCGTGGGGAGGAGCTGCTGCGCCTGGCTCCGTCTCCTCATCACGACCCGGCCATGATGGAGTACTTTGTGG ATTCCCTGGTGGAGGTTTGGCAGGAGGTGGGGCTCCAGCTCAACAGCCCGGCCACGGCTTCCTGCGCCTTCTGTGACCGCCCGCTGCATTTTGACCTCATGAGCGAGTGGGAAAAATCCTACTTCGGAAACATGGAACCACGATACATCACTGTGTCTGTGTAA
- the si:ch211-112c15.8 gene encoding tumor necrosis factor receptor superfamily member 1A: MDVVLDFLLILVVLSGGQSSNDSKLCDSKCPAGYFKKTGGDNGTGYCGCQECGTGTFTAINNTAKTCLRCKTCGKLEVIIRPCNSTSDTVCGCKEGLYLEGSKSNGGFCKQCNCQYCQGPNEIRDYVKKCPSCERACAGTPVPPPSTTTPPTSTGKLMANPSRSPIDKSMSMWLSVLVVMGIIVVLCGLLLLLLHLIRTKKEKPNMVLCCRTNIEQGGDQGSSSTTLRFNISEDSPMMDLSHCPASPQHPAPPTRPLLPNVEQGAVRQDEQSEHWPAIVLYAIIKEVPLRRWKEFLRLLLVTDQQLERVELEAGLGSMEKQYVMLRLWSQRSSASLSDVVSALHHMDLSGCAQLLQENLEKLQVDSSTKV; this comes from the exons ATGGACGTTGTCTTG GATTTTCTTCTGATACTCGTCGTCCTTTCCGGTGGACAGAGTTCCAATGACAGTAAACTATGTGATTCAAAGTGCCCAGCTG ggtactttaaaaaaacaggcgGCGACAATGGAACTGGATATTGTGGATGTCAAGAATGTGGAACAGGGACGTTTACAGCGATAAATAACACTGCTAAGACATGTCTCCGGTGTAAAACCTGTGGAA AGTTGGAGGTAATAATAAGGCCCTGCAACTCAACCAGTGATACGGTGTGTGGATGTAAAGAGGGACTTTACTTGGAAGGCAGTAAGTCAAACGGAGGATTCTGCAAACAGTGCAACTGTCAATATTGTCAAG GACCTAATGAAATTCGTGACTACGTGAAGAAGTGCCCGTCATGTGAAAG GGCATGTGCAGGAACTCCAGTTCCACCTCCCTCTACTACTACACCACCAACCTCAACTGGGAAATTAATGGCGAATCCGAGCAGATCTCCCA TAGATAAGTCTATGTCTATGTGGCTGTCAGTCTTGGTTGTCATGGGGATAATTGTGGTTCTCTGCGGgctactgctgctgttgctgcacCTCATCcggacaaaaaaggaaaaaccaaaCATGGTCCTCTGCTGCAGAACCAACATAG AACAAGGCGGTGATCaaggcagcagctccaccacacTG AGATTTAACATTTCTGAGGATTCTCCCATGATGGATCTCAGTCACTGTCCAGCCTCTCCGCAACACCCTGCACCCCCGACCCGTCCTCTGCTGCCAAACGTTGAGCAAGGAG CTGTCAGACAAGATGAGCAGTCAGAGCACTGGCCGGCCATCGTCCTCTACGCCATCATCAAGGAGGTGCCCCTGCGTAGGTGGAAGGAGTTCTTGCGTCTCCTATTGGTCACTGATCAGCAGCTGGAGCGTGTTGAGCTGGAAGCTGGTTTGGGCTCCATGGAGAAGCAGTACGTGATGCTGAGGCTGTGGAGTCAGCGCTCCTCCGCGAGCCTGAGTGACGTCGTCTCGGCCTTGCACCACATGGATTTATCCGGATGTgcccagctgctgcaggagaacctggagaagctgcaggtggacTCCTCGACCAAAGTATGA
- the znf362b gene encoding zinc finger protein 362b, whose amino-acid sequence MAEPRFNNPYFWPPPPSMPGQLDNLVLINKIKEQLMAEKIRPLHLPPTSSPSQQTLLLPTSTQDGGNQHGMSLQKQQQLSGHHPQGQGSGQPDIALHARPASSSGQDGLMDDKSAVKAKGLWEDWHLRQLGEQTGRMNHRSALAPSSRPDSHVMSEALTPTTPTSSGQNRLGGAPSLNIISGLASGPGMDHMKVGGLAGLLGPPPKAPRGRKKIKAENQSGPLLVVPYPILADQGCVTIAPKEGKIYRCKVCPLTFLSKSEMQIHSKSHTEAKPHKCPHCTKTFANASYLSQHLRIHLGIKPYHCSYCENSFRQLSHLQQHTRIHTGDRPYKCAHPGCEKAFTQLSNLQSHQRQHNKDKPYKCPNCYRAYSDSASLQIHLSAHAIKNAKAYCCSMCGRAYTSETYLMKHMSKHTVVEHLVSHQSPQRTESPNIPIRISLI is encoded by the exons ATGGCAGAGCCACGATTTAACAACCCGTATTTCTGGCCGCCCCCGCCATCCATGCCAGGCCAG CTGGATAACCTGGTGCTCATTAACAAGATTAAGGAGCAGCTGATGGCCGAGAAGATCCGACCCTTGCACCTGCCGCCTACCTCCAGCCCCTCCCAGCAGACCCTGCTGTTGCCCACCTCGACCCAGGACGGGGGCAACCAGCACGGTATGTCATTGcaaaagcagcagcagttgtCGGGCCACCACCCGCAGGGACAGGGCTCGGGACAGCCGGACATCGCTCTGCATGCTCGCCCCGCCTCCAGCTCGGGACAGG ATGGATTAATGGACGACAAGTCAGCGGTGAAGGCCAAAGGATTGTGGGAGGACTGGCACCTGAGACAGCTGGGCGAGCAAACTGGCCGCATGAACCATCGCTCAG CGCTGGCTCCCTCATCCCGACCCGACAGCCACGTCATGTCCGAGGCCCTGACCCCCACGACCCCGACCTCCAGCGGCCAGAACCGCCTCGGGGGTGCGCCCTCCCTGAACATCATCTCTGGGCTGGCCAGCGGTCCGGGCATGGACCACATGAAGGTCGGCGGCCTGGCAGGACTGTTGGGCCCCCCACCCAAGGCCCCCCGGGGACGGAAGAAGATCAAAGCTGAAAACCAATCGGGTCCTCTGCTGGTGGTGCCCTACCCCATTCTAGCTGACCAAGGCTGTGTCACGATTGCACCCAAAGAGGGCAAAATCTACAG ATGCAAAGTGTGCCCACTCACCTTCCTATCCAAGTCCGAGATGCAGATTCACTCCAAGTCTCACACGGAGGCCAAACCACACAAGTGTCCCCACTGCACCAAGACGTTCGCCAACGCCTCCTACCTGTCGCAGCACCTGCGCATCCACCTGGGGATCAAACCCTATCACTGCTCCTACTGCGAGAACTCCTTCCGTCAGCTGTcacacctgcagcagcacaccAG AATCCACACCGGCGACCGGCCTTATAAATGTGCTCACCCCGGATGTGAAAAGGCTTTTACCCAGCTGTCTAACCTCCAG TCTCACCAGAGGCAGCACAATAAAGACAAGCCGTACAAATGTCCGAACTGCTACCGTGCCTACTCTGACTCCGCTTCATTGCAGATCCACTTGTCAGCGCACGCCATCAAAAACGCTAAGGCCTACTGCTGTAGCATGTGTGGCCGGGCATACACCTCA GAGACCTACCTTATGAAGCACATGTCCAAACACACGGTGGTGGAGCACCTAGTGAGCCACCAGTCGCCCCAGCGGACCGAGTCCCCAAACATCCCCATACGGATCTCCCTCATctga